Proteins from a genomic interval of Candidatus Polarisedimenticolia bacterium:
- a CDS encoding KpsF/GutQ family sugar-phosphate isomerase, producing the protein MIRDAGRRVLEAEAQAIRDLIPRLGPSFDAAVEAMAACTGRIVVSGMGKSGLIGAKISATLASTGTPSLFLHPAEAIHGDIGMVVGGDLVLGISASGETEEMVRLLEILKRIGVPLLSLTGRLDSTLARHSVVALDVSVSREAGAMGLVPTCSTAAALAMGDALAVALLEKKGFTARDFGAFHPGGSLGKELLLVGHLMHTGPAVPAVAADAPMSEAVREMSGKGLGMTCVVSASSLLAGIVTDGDLRRLLQKGTDLLSWKASDCMTPNPMTITSNEPAAKALQVMESRKITSLVVVDSEKKVEGVIHIHDLWRTQLF; encoded by the coding sequence ATGATTCGCGACGCCGGAAGGCGGGTCCTGGAGGCGGAGGCCCAGGCGATCCGGGATCTCATCCCCCGGCTGGGTCCCTCCTTCGATGCCGCCGTCGAAGCCATGGCGGCATGCACCGGCCGGATCGTCGTCAGCGGGATGGGCAAGTCGGGCCTCATCGGGGCCAAGATATCGGCGACGCTCGCGAGCACGGGCACGCCGTCGTTGTTCCTTCATCCCGCCGAGGCGATTCATGGCGACATCGGAATGGTCGTGGGCGGGGATCTGGTCCTGGGAATCTCGGCGAGCGGAGAAACCGAGGAAATGGTGCGTCTTCTCGAGATTCTCAAGAGAATCGGAGTCCCGCTGCTTTCCCTGACCGGAAGATTGGACTCCACGCTGGCCCGTCACAGCGTCGTCGCCCTGGATGTGAGCGTCTCCCGCGAAGCGGGGGCGATGGGATTGGTGCCCACCTGCAGCACCGCGGCGGCGCTGGCGATGGGGGACGCGCTCGCCGTGGCCCTGCTCGAGAAGAAAGGGTTCACCGCGCGTGATTTCGGGGCCTTCCATCCGGGAGGAAGTCTTGGCAAGGAGCTCCTTCTGGTCGGCCACCTGATGCACACCGGCCCGGCGGTTCCCGCGGTGGCCGCCGACGCTCCGATGTCCGAAGCCGTTCGGGAGATGTCCGGAAAGGGCCTGGGGATGACCTGCGTCGTGAGCGCCTCCTCGCTCCTGGCCGGAATCGTGACGGACGGAGACCTCCGTCGGCTCCTGCAAAAGGGGACCGACCTGCTCTCCTGGAAGGCCTCGGATTGCATGACGCCGAACCCGATGACGATCACCTCGAACGAGCCGGCGGCGAAGGCGCTCCAGGTGATGGAAAGCCGCAAGATCACCTCTCTGGTGGTCGTCGACTCCGAAAAGAAGGTGGAGGGGGTCATTCACATCCACGATCTCTGGCGCACCCAGCTTTTTTGA
- the kdsA gene encoding 3-deoxy-8-phosphooctulonate synthase: MPEVEIGGQVVIGGNRRIAVIAGPCVIESERHCLAMAGALKESSEKAGLPLVFKASFDKANRSSLRSYRGPGLAEGLRILGRIKTETGLAILSDIHEASQAAPASRVLDVLQIPALLCRQTDLLLAAAATGLPVNVKKGQFLSPWETANIVEKLRASGNGKILLTERGTTFGYQNLVVDFRSIPIMKSFDCPVVFDATHSVQRPGLKGDSSGGDRAFISTLARAGVASGADALFVEVHDRPDQALSDGSNSLPLGEFESLLDEVRRIGESLGRTR, translated from the coding sequence TTGCCGGAGGTTGAAATCGGAGGGCAGGTGGTCATCGGCGGCAATCGCCGGATCGCCGTTATCGCCGGACCTTGCGTCATCGAGAGCGAGCGGCACTGCCTCGCCATGGCCGGGGCTTTGAAGGAGTCGTCGGAGAAGGCGGGACTTCCGCTCGTCTTCAAGGCTTCCTTCGACAAGGCGAACCGATCGTCCCTCCGGTCTTACCGGGGACCGGGGCTCGCGGAAGGACTTCGCATCCTGGGCCGGATCAAGACGGAGACGGGACTCGCCATCCTCTCCGACATCCATGAAGCCTCGCAGGCGGCGCCGGCTTCCCGCGTCCTCGACGTGCTGCAGATCCCGGCTCTCCTGTGCCGTCAGACCGATCTCCTGCTGGCGGCCGCCGCCACCGGACTTCCCGTCAACGTCAAGAAGGGGCAGTTCCTCTCCCCTTGGGAGACCGCGAACATCGTCGAGAAACTCCGGGCGTCGGGGAATGGAAAGATTCTTCTCACCGAGCGCGGCACGACTTTCGGCTATCAGAATCTCGTGGTCGATTTCCGATCCATCCCGATCATGAAATCGTTCGACTGTCCCGTCGTGTTCGATGCCACGCACTCGGTCCAGCGGCCCGGACTGAAGGGCGACTCCTCGGGTGGAGATCGAGCGTTCATCTCGACCCTGGCCCGGGCCGGGGTCGCCTCCGGGGCGGATGCCCTTTTCGTGGAGGTCCACGACCGGCCCGATCAGGCCCTCTCCGACGGATCGAACTCGCTGCCGCTCGGGGAGTTCGAGAGCCTTCTGGACGAGGTCCGGAGAATCGGAGAATCGCTTGGGAGGACTCGATGA
- a CDS encoding CTP synthase gives MPTKYIFITGGVVSSLGKGLAAASIGRLMESRGFTVTLQKFDPYLNVDPGTMSPYQHGEVFVTEDGTEADLDLGHYERFTSTVTSRDHNYTTGKIYEQIINKERRGDYLGATVQVIPHVTDEIKAAILKISKGVDIQIVEIGGTVGDIESLPFLEAIRQFRLDVGRTNAIFIHLTLVPYIGAVGELKTKPTQHSVRELRAIGIQPDVLLCRTDRILPKEMKKKIALFCNVSEEAVVTAKDVETIYEVPLFLAREGLDAIILKNLDLPYRDKDISDWTRMVETVKKPAAEVDIALVGKYVEYEDSYKSLNEALTHGGIANDTRMNIHWIEAEGMENGDLRQQLTAMDGILVPGGFGIRGVSGMIHAIRFAREKNVPFFGICLGLQCAIIEFARDVCGMTDADSTEFNPQSSQKVIYKLKELEGVDSMGANMRLGRYPCLLEPHSFAHQAYGVTEISERHRHRYEVNRHLADEMAKKGLKISGQSPDGRFVEIIELSDHPWFLACQFHPEFKSKPLAPHPLFRSFVAACLRRRKATKR, from the coding sequence ATGCCCACCAAATACATTTTCATCACGGGAGGAGTCGTTTCCTCCCTCGGCAAGGGACTCGCCGCCGCCTCCATCGGCCGGCTGATGGAGAGTCGTGGATTCACCGTCACCCTCCAGAAGTTCGACCCCTATCTGAATGTCGATCCGGGCACCATGAGCCCTTACCAGCACGGCGAGGTCTTCGTCACCGAGGACGGCACGGAGGCCGATCTGGATCTGGGACATTACGAGCGCTTCACGTCCACGGTCACGTCACGCGATCACAACTACACCACCGGCAAGATTTACGAGCAGATCATCAACAAGGAGCGGCGCGGAGACTATCTGGGTGCCACCGTGCAAGTGATTCCCCACGTCACCGACGAGATCAAGGCGGCCATCCTGAAGATTTCCAAGGGGGTGGACATCCAGATCGTGGAGATCGGCGGCACCGTGGGCGACATCGAATCGCTCCCGTTCCTGGAGGCCATCCGGCAGTTCCGCCTGGACGTGGGGAGAACCAACGCCATCTTCATCCACCTGACGCTCGTCCCTTACATCGGCGCGGTGGGAGAGCTCAAGACGAAACCGACCCAGCACTCGGTGAGGGAGCTTCGCGCCATCGGAATCCAGCCCGACGTCCTCCTTTGCCGGACCGACAGGATCCTGCCCAAGGAGATGAAGAAGAAAATCGCATTGTTCTGCAACGTCTCGGAGGAGGCGGTCGTCACGGCGAAGGACGTCGAGACCATTTACGAGGTCCCGTTGTTCCTGGCCCGCGAGGGGCTGGACGCCATCATCCTGAAGAATCTTGATCTTCCCTATCGCGACAAGGACATCTCCGATTGGACCCGGATGGTGGAGACGGTCAAGAAGCCGGCCGCGGAAGTGGACATCGCCCTGGTGGGGAAGTACGTGGAATATGAGGACTCCTACAAGAGCCTGAACGAGGCCTTGACTCACGGCGGCATCGCCAACGACACGCGGATGAACATCCACTGGATCGAGGCGGAGGGGATGGAGAACGGCGATCTGCGGCAGCAGCTCACCGCCATGGACGGCATCCTCGTGCCGGGCGGGTTCGGCATCCGCGGGGTGTCGGGGATGATCCACGCGATACGATTCGCGCGCGAGAAGAACGTCCCGTTCTTCGGCATCTGTCTCGGACTTCAATGCGCCATCATCGAGTTCGCCCGCGATGTCTGTGGAATGACGGATGCGGACAGCACCGAGTTCAACCCTCAATCCTCCCAGAAGGTCATCTACAAGCTGAAGGAGCTCGAGGGGGTCGATTCCATGGGGGCCAACATGCGCCTCGGCCGCTACCCCTGCCTGCTCGAGCCCCATTCCTTCGCGCACCAGGCCTACGGCGTCACCGAAATCTCTGAAAGGCACCGCCATCGTTACGAAGTGAACCGCCATCTGGCGGACGAGATGGCGAAGAAGGGCTTGAAGATCTCGGGGCAATCCCCGGACGGCCGGTTCGTCGAGATCATCGAGCTTTCCGACCATCCTTGGTTCCTGGCCTGCCAGTTCCACCCCGAGTTCAAGTCGAAGCCCTTGGCGCCGCACCCGCTGTTCCGGAGCTTCGTCGCCGCCTGTCTTCGCCGCCGGAAGGCGACGAAACGCTAG
- the kdsB gene encoding 3-deoxy-manno-octulosonate cytidylyltransferase, with protein MLEAIGVIPARYRSTRFPGKALAALSGKPLIQHVYDRSAGARSLSRVLVATDDERIAAAVRAFGGEAVLTSEEHRSGTDRLAEVARRVESPIYVNIQGDEPLVDSRDIDALVEDLRSNPSVDMATLRSPVSRREDRENPNVIKVVCGADRNALYFSRSPIPHRSDGEATGTFRHHGLYAYRREFLLRISAEPPGTLETMERLEQLRVLESGGKIRVLDALGNSIGVDTPEDLEKVRRLLGEGPS; from the coding sequence ATGCTCGAGGCGATCGGCGTCATTCCCGCGCGCTACCGGTCGACCCGATTCCCCGGCAAGGCGCTCGCCGCCCTGTCGGGTAAGCCCTTGATCCAGCACGTTTACGACCGTAGCGCCGGGGCGCGCAGCCTGAGCCGCGTTCTGGTGGCGACCGACGACGAGCGGATCGCCGCAGCGGTACGGGCCTTCGGCGGCGAGGCGGTCCTCACTTCGGAGGAGCATCGTTCGGGGACGGATCGTCTGGCCGAGGTCGCGCGCCGCGTCGAGTCGCCGATCTACGTGAACATCCAAGGGGACGAACCGCTGGTCGATTCCCGCGACATCGACGCTTTGGTGGAGGATCTGCGGTCCAACCCGAGCGTCGACATGGCCACGCTCCGCAGTCCCGTCTCGCGGCGGGAAGATCGGGAGAATCCCAACGTGATCAAGGTCGTTTGCGGTGCCGACCGGAACGCCCTCTATTTCTCCCGCTCCCCCATTCCGCACCGGAGCGACGGGGAGGCGACGGGAACGTTCCGTCATCACGGGCTCTACGCCTATCGCCGCGAGTTCCTGCTCCGGATCAGCGCCGAGCCGCCGGGGACTCTGGAGACGATGGAACGGCTGGAGCAGCTCCGGGTCCTGGAGTCGGGGGGAAAGATCCGCGTCCTCGACGCCCTGGGGAATTCGATCGGCGTGGACACGCCGGAAGATCTCGAAAAGGTGCGCCGCCTTCTTGGGGAAGGGCCGAGCTGA
- a CDS encoding ABC transporter ATP-binding protein, translating into MLSPIEITSLSKVFRSKKSLRQILGGPAAKPQETWALKDVSLQVPERAIYGLLGPNGAGKTTLLKILSCLVLPTSGQVRVGGFDTRKSEMEVKRTLGFVTSDERSFYWRLTGRENLQFFGNLHQLHGGALARRIDFLLEHLDLSDQADKPFREYSSGMKQRLAVARGLLHDPPVVLLDEPTRSLDPISAKHLRRFLSEELNGRQGKTLLLATHNLQEAEQLCQNVAVLSRGRILGAGRVEELTVWGLGKDAYVLVLSGMSKLPESCAGLSVTSLHDGLLRVAGDFSRDGKALSSLLGEVLQVGGRVMSCTRVEPTLQEVFDRIEEGRE; encoded by the coding sequence ATGCTCTCACCCATCGAAATCACTTCCCTGAGCAAGGTGTTCCGGAGCAAGAAGTCGCTCCGCCAGATCCTGGGCGGTCCGGCGGCGAAGCCGCAGGAGACCTGGGCGTTGAAGGACGTCTCCCTGCAGGTGCCCGAGCGCGCCATCTACGGACTGCTGGGCCCGAACGGCGCCGGCAAGACGACGCTCCTCAAGATCCTCTCGTGCCTTGTTCTGCCGACGTCCGGGCAGGTCCGGGTGGGGGGGTTCGACACCCGGAAGTCGGAGATGGAGGTGAAACGCACCCTGGGATTCGTCACTTCCGACGAGCGCAGCTTCTACTGGCGCCTGACGGGAAGGGAAAATCTCCAGTTCTTCGGAAACCTCCATCAGCTGCACGGCGGGGCGCTCGCCCGGCGGATCGATTTTCTCCTGGAGCACCTCGATCTCTCGGACCAGGCCGACAAGCCGTTCCGCGAATACTCCTCCGGCATGAAACAGCGGCTTGCCGTCGCCCGCGGACTCCTTCACGATCCCCCCGTCGTCCTGCTGGACGAGCCGACGCGCAGCCTGGATCCGATTTCCGCAAAGCATCTCCGGCGGTTCCTTTCCGAGGAGCTCAACGGCAGGCAGGGCAAGACGCTTCTCCTCGCGACCCACAATCTTCAGGAAGCGGAGCAGCTGTGCCAGAACGTGGCGGTGCTCTCGCGGGGACGGATTCTCGGCGCGGGCCGGGTCGAAGAGCTGACGGTTTGGGGGCTCGGCAAGGACGCCTACGTCCTGGTCCTGTCAGGGATGTCGAAGCTGCCGGAATCCTGCGCGGGACTCTCGGTCACATCGTTGCACGACGGGCTGCTCCGGGTGGCGGGCGATTTTTCACGCGATGGCAAGGCGCTTTCCTCGCTTCTCGGTGAGGTCCTCCAGGTCGGGGGCCGCGTGATGTCCTGCACGAGAGTCGAGCCGACCCTCCAGGAGGTATTCGACCGCATCGAGGAGGGAAGAGAGTGA
- a CDS encoding ABC transporter permease, with protein MKLLRLIAAFLRKDLLEESSYRTAFLMQFGGIFISVTLWFLIARYLRPAESALPGLPGVAYFDYLLIGIAFYHYLASALGSFASKLRNEQLTGTLEAMLITPTPIPVIILSSALWDFLMTSLRVMVYLGLGLFFGLQLRYDSLLAFFLILFLTILAFSGIGILSAAFILYLKRGDPLNFLISSVSGLFGGVFFPTQTMPYGLGALGKFLPITYALDGIRKSLLVGTRLGDLLPEIAALLLFVVILLPLGLAGFSLAVRRAREEGTLAQY; from the coding sequence GTGAAGCTCTTGCGGCTGATCGCGGCCTTTCTGCGGAAAGACCTTCTCGAAGAATCGAGCTACCGCACCGCCTTCCTGATGCAATTCGGCGGGATTTTCATTTCGGTCACCCTGTGGTTCCTGATCGCGCGTTATCTTCGTCCGGCCGAATCGGCCCTTCCCGGCCTTCCGGGTGTTGCCTATTTCGACTACCTCCTGATCGGCATCGCCTTCTATCACTACTTGGCCTCCGCGCTCGGCAGCTTCGCATCCAAGCTGCGCAACGAGCAGCTCACCGGAACGCTCGAGGCGATGCTCATCACGCCGACGCCCATTCCCGTCATCATCCTCTCCTCCGCCCTGTGGGATTTCCTGATGACTTCCCTGCGCGTGATGGTCTATCTCGGGCTGGGGCTCTTCTTCGGCCTCCAGCTGCGTTACGACAGCCTCCTGGCGTTCTTCCTGATTCTCTTCCTCACGATCCTCGCGTTTTCGGGGATCGGGATTCTCTCCGCCGCTTTCATCCTCTACCTCAAGCGCGGCGATCCCCTCAACTTCCTCATCTCGAGCGTCTCCGGATTGTTCGGCGGCGTCTTTTTCCCCACCCAGACGATGCCATACGGGCTCGGAGCGCTCGGGAAGTTCCTGCCGATCACCTATGCATTGGACGGGATCCGGAAATCGCTGCTCGTGGGGACGCGGTTGGGCGATCTTCTCCCCGAGATCGCAGCGCTGCTCCTGTTCGTCGTCATCCTGCTTCCCCTGGGGCTCGCCGGATTTTCCCTGGCGGTCCGGAGAGCCCGCGAGGAGGGGACCCTCGCTCAGTACTGA
- the icd gene encoding isocitrate dehydrogenase (NADP(+)), which translates to MKFQKLNLPSEGHKIAIEDGRLKVPANPIIPFIEGDGTGPEIWRASRPVFDAAVEKAYSGKRRVAWFEIFAGEKARDRYGEWMPSDTLEAISAYTVAIKGPLTTPVGGGYRSLNVSLRQQLNLYACIRPVRYFEGVPSPVKRPQDLDIVIFRENTEDVYAGIEWREGTEKCRKVLSFLNREMGTELPDDAALGIKSMSAGASKRLIRKAIRYAIEKQKESVTFVHKGNIMKYTEGAFKEWGYQVAKEEFPDYTVTEDELKKSGAPAQPRSKVVIKDRIADSMFQQLLTRPREYSVLATPNLNGDYLSDAAAAQAGGLGMAPGANIGDVIALFEATHGSAPVYAGQDKVNPGSLVLSGAMMFEYLGWLEVTDLIVEGVRRAIQRKRVTYDLARQMEGAVEVKCSEFAASITREIQAL; encoded by the coding sequence TTGAAGTTCCAAAAGCTCAATCTGCCCTCGGAAGGACACAAGATCGCGATCGAGGATGGCCGGCTGAAGGTGCCGGCGAATCCGATCATCCCGTTCATCGAAGGCGATGGGACCGGTCCGGAGATCTGGCGCGCCTCGCGGCCGGTTTTCGACGCGGCGGTGGAGAAGGCTTACAGCGGCAAGCGACGGGTCGCCTGGTTCGAGATCTTCGCCGGCGAGAAAGCTCGCGATCGTTACGGCGAGTGGATGCCCAGCGACACGCTGGAGGCGATCAGCGCCTACACGGTGGCGATCAAAGGGCCTCTCACCACGCCGGTGGGGGGTGGCTACCGCAGCCTGAACGTCAGCCTGAGGCAGCAGCTCAATCTCTACGCCTGCATCCGGCCGGTGCGTTACTTCGAAGGCGTGCCTTCGCCCGTGAAGCGCCCGCAGGATCTGGACATCGTGATCTTCCGGGAGAACACCGAGGACGTCTACGCCGGAATCGAGTGGCGCGAAGGCACCGAGAAGTGCCGGAAGGTCCTGTCTTTCCTCAATCGTGAGATGGGCACGGAGCTGCCCGACGACGCGGCCCTGGGCATCAAGAGCATGAGCGCCGGGGCCAGCAAGCGGCTGATCCGGAAGGCCATCCGTTACGCCATCGAAAAGCAGAAGGAGAGCGTGACCTTCGTGCACAAAGGCAACATCATGAAGTACACGGAGGGCGCCTTCAAGGAGTGGGGATATCAGGTGGCGAAGGAGGAATTCCCCGATTACACCGTCACCGAGGACGAGCTCAAGAAATCCGGGGCGCCCGCGCAGCCCCGAAGCAAGGTGGTGATCAAGGACCGGATCGCCGATTCGATGTTCCAGCAGCTCCTCACGCGCCCCCGCGAATACAGCGTCCTGGCGACCCCGAACCTGAACGGCGACTACCTCTCGGACGCGGCCGCGGCCCAGGCGGGAGGCCTGGGAATGGCGCCCGGGGCGAACATCGGCGACGTGATCGCCCTGTTCGAGGCGACGCACGGCAGCGCTCCCGTCTACGCCGGACAGGACAAGGTCAATCCCGGGTCTCTCGTCCTTTCGGGCGCGATGATGTTCGAATACCTCGGATGGCTCGAGGTGACCGACCTGATCGTGGAGGGCGTGCGGCGGGCCATCCAGCGCAAGCGCGTGACCTACGACCTGGCGCGCCAGATGGAGGGCGCCGTGGAGGTCAAGTGCTCCGAGTTCGCGGCATCCATCACCCGGGAGATCCAGGCGCTCTGA
- the mdh gene encoding malate dehydrogenase, whose translation MRSKVTVVGAGNVGASAAQRIVEKHLADVVLIDVVEGIPEGKALDLWESAPVEGYDCRLRGTQDYADTAGSDLVVITAGLARKPGMSRDDLLMKNYEIVKGTTEQVIRHSPDAILVVVTNPLDVMAQAALRVSRLPKQRVVGMAGVLDSARFRSFIAEELNVSVTNVHAMVLGGHGDTMVPLPRFATVSGIPITELMTPAVIERLVDRTRNGGAEIVAHLKTGSAYYAPSAAIVEMVDSILRDRMKVLPCAAYLEGEYDLRGLFVGVPVKLGRKGVEQILEIPLTDAERKALHESARSVRELVEKLKI comes from the coding sequence ATGAGGAGCAAAGTCACGGTGGTGGGAGCCGGAAACGTCGGGGCCTCCGCCGCGCAGCGCATCGTGGAGAAGCACCTCGCCGACGTGGTGCTCATCGACGTCGTCGAGGGCATCCCCGAAGGAAAGGCTCTCGATCTCTGGGAGTCGGCGCCCGTGGAAGGTTATGACTGCCGCCTGCGGGGCACCCAGGACTACGCCGACACCGCCGGCTCGGACCTGGTCGTGATCACGGCGGGTCTCGCCCGCAAGCCCGGCATGAGCCGGGACGACCTGCTCATGAAGAACTACGAGATCGTGAAGGGGACGACGGAGCAGGTGATCCGCCACTCTCCGGACGCCATCCTCGTCGTCGTGACCAATCCGCTCGACGTCATGGCCCAGGCCGCGCTCCGGGTCTCGCGGCTGCCGAAGCAGCGCGTCGTGGGCATGGCGGGAGTCCTGGACTCGGCGCGGTTCCGTTCCTTCATCGCGGAGGAGCTGAACGTCTCCGTCACGAACGTCCACGCCATGGTGCTCGGCGGTCACGGCGATACGATGGTTCCGCTCCCGCGGTTCGCCACGGTCTCCGGAATTCCGATCACCGAGCTGATGACGCCCGCCGTCATCGAGCGGCTGGTCGACCGAACGCGCAACGGTGGGGCGGAGATCGTCGCGCACCTGAAGACCGGCAGCGCCTATTACGCCCCTTCCGCCGCTATCGTGGAGATGGTGGATTCCATCCTGCGGGACCGGATGAAGGTTCTTCCTTGCGCCGCCTACCTCGAGGGGGAATACGATCTTCGCGGGCTTTTCGTCGGGGTGCCGGTCAAGCTGGGAAGGAAGGGAGTGGAGCAGATTCTGGAGATTCCACTCACCGACGCCGAAAGAAAGGCGCTCCACGAATCGGCCCGTTCCGTGCGCGAGCTGGTCGAGAAGCTGAAGATCTGA
- the dacB gene encoding D-alanyl-D-alanine carboxypeptidase/D-alanyl-D-alanine-endopeptidase: MNRRIAGSAVIALLFLVTASAPSRAVPPAIMSSRDLNDRIRTVLASKCLNPGGVGIEVVSLKDGAEVFSRNADLPLKPASNQKLLTSAAALALLKPDYVFPTLFYAKESPRNGVIDGDLYIKGFGAPDLVGEFWWLMVQELHRQGLREVRGDLVGDDTYFDYETRPEVWPSTVPDDSWVNAPVGALSFNYDVVTIRVRPGPAAGRPPQVELIPLGGYFKVTNRAVTSSGQSRLFVDRGFRQGANTITVSGSIRLGSGPIEVTKGVENPTLYALAAFQELASRQGIVVRGSARRGTIPEGFREIFRFESKPLAAIVRDMNKHSNNFMAEVLLKTLGAEFQQPPGTTRKGIEVLSGYLEKIGVSTPGMTLADGSGLAHTNRVTARALVHTLRAMNDDFELWPEFLSSLPVAGIDGTLQRRFRQEDLMRKVRAKTGKIAGVATLSGYAVNEAGETFAFAILINDYRCGTETIKRLMDRVCSTLVESSVRSGGIAESGGAAGSEP; encoded by the coding sequence TTGAATCGTCGCATCGCTGGATCGGCCGTCATCGCGCTTCTTTTTCTCGTCACCGCGTCCGCCCCTTCCCGCGCCGTTCCCCCCGCGATCATGTCCAGCCGCGACCTGAACGATCGAATCCGAACCGTCCTCGCTTCGAAATGCCTCAATCCCGGCGGCGTCGGCATCGAGGTCGTCTCCCTGAAAGACGGCGCGGAGGTGTTCTCCCGGAACGCGGATCTGCCGCTGAAGCCGGCGTCGAACCAGAAGCTCCTGACCTCCGCGGCCGCGCTGGCGCTGCTGAAGCCGGACTACGTTTTCCCGACGCTCTTCTACGCCAAGGAGAGCCCCCGCAACGGCGTGATCGACGGAGACCTCTACATCAAGGGATTCGGCGCTCCCGACCTCGTCGGGGAGTTCTGGTGGCTGATGGTGCAGGAGCTTCACCGGCAGGGTCTTCGCGAAGTGCGCGGCGACCTGGTGGGGGACGATACCTATTTTGATTACGAGACCCGGCCGGAGGTCTGGCCTTCGACCGTTCCCGACGACTCGTGGGTCAACGCCCCCGTCGGAGCGCTCTCATTCAACTACGACGTGGTGACGATCCGCGTCCGGCCCGGGCCGGCGGCCGGCAGGCCCCCGCAGGTGGAATTGATCCCCCTGGGGGGATATTTCAAGGTGACGAACCGCGCCGTCACGAGCTCGGGCCAGAGCCGGCTGTTCGTCGATCGCGGTTTCCGCCAGGGCGCCAACACCATCACGGTGTCGGGCTCCATCCGGCTGGGGAGCGGTCCCATCGAGGTGACGAAGGGGGTGGAGAACCCCACCCTCTATGCCCTGGCAGCCTTCCAGGAGCTGGCGTCCCGCCAGGGGATCGTCGTGCGGGGCTCGGCGAGACGCGGAACGATTCCGGAGGGTTTCCGGGAGATCTTCCGGTTCGAGTCGAAGCCGCTGGCGGCCATCGTGCGGGACATGAACAAGCACAGTAACAATTTCATGGCCGAGGTCCTCCTGAAGACCCTCGGCGCGGAGTTCCAGCAGCCGCCGGGGACGACCCGAAAGGGGATCGAGGTCTTGAGCGGGTATCTCGAGAAGATCGGCGTCTCGACGCCGGGGATGACCTTGGCGGACGGCTCCGGGCTGGCCCACACCAACCGGGTCACCGCCCGGGCGCTGGTGCACACGCTGCGCGCCATGAACGACGATTTCGAGCTCTGGCCGGAGTTCCTCTCCTCGCTTCCGGTGGCGGGAATCGACGGAACGCTGCAACGCCGGTTCCGTCAGGAGGATCTGATGAGGAAGGTCCGCGCGAAGACCGGGAAGATCGCGGGCGTCGCCACGCTTTCCGGTTACGCGGTCAACGAGGCCGGCGAGACGTTCGCGTTCGCGATCCTGATCAACGACTATCGCTGCGGCACCGAGACCATCAAGCGCCTGATGGATCGCGTCTGCTCCACGCTCGTGGAGAGCTCCGTCCGCAGCGGCGGAATCGCGGAGTCGGGAGGCGCGGCCGGATCGGAACCCTGA